AATAGGGACTTTGGGGAGATCTCGGTGCATGAAAACCCTTTAGAAGAGGCTGTGGTCATTTCACGTAGgtttattaaaaagacaaaaagaaagtacattttttaagTGGAGCACTTGTTCCACAGGTCACAAACTCCACGCCGTCCACTGGGTCCTTCCTGCACAGCCTAGTGAGGTTTATGGCAGCATGAAACAACAGCCTTCCTCCAGCCGCTGTTGTCCTTGTCAGCTATCTCCAAGAGAAACCTCTTTTCTCCCCcaagctgaatttttattttcccctcttacACATGTACACGGAGGAAAGCTCATTCACGGGCCATTCCTCCCGCACACCCAACGCCCAGCCCTGTGGAGCCTCTCAGCTTCTAGCCTCCCCAGGCAGGCCCTCGAACGGGGCCCGATTCTGCCCCGGCATGCGGGAGGGCTGGCTCCAGTTACACCGAGCCGTCCTCCCTGCGGGGCAGGCTGCCCCTCCGACTCCCAGCAGTTATGCAAGAGGTTTTCGCTTtccaaaataaggaaaaaagggtGGAAATGAGATGACGGTTTAAcacattaaagtatttttctttctgcaagaAATGCTCTAATTCATGCCTGTAGACTAGGCTTGCGGCctgctgaggaaaagagaaacgTGACCGCGGTCCCTCCCCAGGATTAGTGCTGAAGGCTGCGTGCTGAGCTCTGTAGAGGTGAGGGGTTTCTTGTATTTCTGTTCGACTGAAAGATGGACCTGCACTTCCAAGTGCCGGGTAAGCGTCTCCTCAGGACTCCTCCGGGGCCTGCCACCCACACGGGATAGACCCGCTCCGATCAAACAGGGGACCAGAGCAACAAGCTGCCTCGGCAGAGTCCCAGGCTTTTGCAAAAGGGATTACGTTCTTCCCCGGGCTTCTTGATATGGTTTTGGGCAACTTTTTGAGCTGCTGAAGGCGGACAGCAAACCCCTCCCATCACCCGGACGGGCACCAGGGCCGGGTCAAGCGCGGCCGGGAGCGTTGAACAGCCGCCGCGTTTCACGGACGAGCGGCGCCGCTCCCCAGCCCGGCTGCAGCAGCCGGCCGGCCCACGGGCCCAACCAACCCCGTTCCAGCTCCGAGCTCCGCTCCGGCACCGAGTGGGTCCCGCCGGCGGAGCGGCTGCGCCCGGCAGCTCCACCCCGCGCCCGCCCAGCCGGagccggcggcagcgcccggggagcggggccgcttCGGGAGCCGGCGCCCGGTTCCCCGTCCCCGAAAGGCACCCCCGCAGCGCCGGAGGAGCGGCCCGAGGAGCGGCCCGGAGAGCAGCCCGGCTCCTCGGGGCGCCCCGGGAGGCCgcagcggcgggggcggccAGGAGCTCGCCTTGCCCCCCGCGGCCCGGGGCGGCTCGCTGCGCCCCCCGCCGGCTGCCCGCCGGCTGCCcgcggcccagcccggcccggcccggcctccccccgccgccacgCCCCGGGAggccgcggggcccgggcggCACCGGCAGGACCgacccccgccccgctccgcacTCACCCCGCGCGCGCCGCCACCGCCGTCACTTCCGCCTCCGTCCCCCGCCGCCTCCTGGCGGAAGTGACGCCAGGATGCAGCTCCCCGCTTCCGCCCCGCCCGGAGCCGCGCCTGCGCAGTGTGGCGaccgggggcgggcggcgcgtCGGGGCGGCGAACCCGCAAGAACGAGGCCGGGCAGCACGGGGAGCCACAAACACAGATCTTTAATGCGATCAGACCGCGAGAGAACAGCACAGTCACGTACAGGCATCCCGAGagcgcgcccgccgccccccgggcccgccccgccgccccccgggccccgctcTCCCCGCACCCGACACGGAGGTTACAAAACAATACGTGAAACCGCGGAATTAGTTGTAAAAACGGACAGGGAAGGGGGTCGCATGCACTAAGGACTAACACCGAGGGAGCGCCGGGACGGCCGCAGGGCAACTGAAACCGTGAAGCGGCTTCTCGGAGCCCCGAAGGGGAAGGACACCGGCCGGCACCCCCCACGCCGGCCACGGGGCTGAAACAGCCTTTACAGACACCTGGCCGCTTCCCCCGCGTGGAAACGACAGGAGTGCGctgtctttaattaaaaagaccTGCCTCGCCGAGCGAACGAGCAGCGGCCGGGCTGAcgccccgccggcgggcagCAAGCGCCTTACTCACACAATTCTCACACAATACCGATCCTCGGGGCTGGCACAGCAAGGCGGCCCTCCTCCCCTACTGTAAAATAAACCTAGTTACAAATAAGCTAGTTACAATACGCAAATTCCTCCCGGACGAGTGCGGACGCGGCTGGCGCCTCAGTCCCAGGAGAAGCGGTGCACACTGACACGGGCGACTCCTTTCCTCACCCTGCCCCTGGATTTCGCTCCATCCCGAGTCACCTCTGCCGCTCGGCCACCTTCTGCCTGACTGGCCTCGAAAAACATACACCAATGCTTTTTTTGCGAGTCTGGAAACTCCACGGAGGAAGCTCCGACTCTGGAGTGCACAGTACATAGGCAGACTAGCTGTGGCTGTACTCCTCTACAGAAGGAATCGGTCCAGGTTTTCCGCTGTTTTGTTTACACCCGGTATCTGATCTGTAAAGGTACTAAAACCAGACTTGAGCCCATCTTAGAAATGTGCTCCAGCTGATTTGGTCATCCTCACAAAGacaaacagctttcaaaatagGCAGATCGGGGCCAAAATTTCATCTGTCTTGACTCAGCTGGACTAGCGAGGCAACTCTCAAATGCTGGAGACATAAAAATGAGGTGGCTAAGcgctaaaaggaaaaaaaatcccacttctgaatttcttctAACATAcataaacagaaggaaaaatgaattaagtGAGAACCAGCGCTACTGGTGTGCTCACAAAGGGTCAGGTAGGTCTTTTGGAAAGGGCTGAAGCGTTACAAACATCACGGCAGCTCAGGTCTCCGACCACAGCGCTGCCCCTGACTGCCGCGTTCGCTGGGTCAGGACAAACACAGTGTGTCAACCACTGGCCTGAATTGAAAACGATCCGTCcagatttatttattcctaCTAAAACAAAATCCTGTTAAACAGTACGTAACTCTGTGTCTCTACAAACTCACAGCTATCTgccaaacaataaaaattccaAACTACAAAAGATGAGTTGTATTCAGTAAATATAAATGGGAAATTTAGGCTTTGTGTAGAATGTTTATCAGACTATTTACAGTGCAACACAGATCGTTTGAGTTCAGATCTCGccagcttctctctcttctgaTCTCTTGGAACGAGATTTGCCATTTGTGCTCTCATGCCGCCTCTCAGAAgagctcttctcttttctctctctgtctcgTGACTTTTCTCTTGAAGATCGATCTCTAGAAGATCTGAAGTACAAAGTAAACCGTCGCTATAAGCTTCACAACTAAAAGAATTTTCAAATGTGCACAAAATGACACCATCTTTCCTAACAGGGCTGTGGCATAACACAAGTTTCCTACTGAAATGGGCCTAGGTACTGCGATGTGGGGAGTGGTGTCCCCCAAGACAGCAACTTTGGTACCTCTCTGAGCTTTATGTCAGAGACCGCCGGCTTTGCAGCGCTGGGTGCACGGCACAGCCCTTGTTAGTCTCTCCTTAGAGTGATCCCTTCAAGCTGTTGCCACAGGGGCTGAGGTCTTCCCTGGGCCCCTTATTAGTTTACTGGGCCATACTAAAGTGCCTGCAATTTCTTCCTCGTCTATCGCTCAGCTCTGTTTGTGTCTTCAGAGTGGTTTTTCATTATGCTCTAAGCTAGTGGCTTTCTGCTCAACCACTTTAAATATCAACTGTATTCTTTGGACTCAAACGCTTGCTCAGCCCTGGGCTTTTTCTACTTTGCATCCCGACAAGCGTTGTCCTTGGCAGCATCGTGGATGATACAGATTTATATTCACAGCCCACAACACAGCCAAATCTTTTCACAGCCTGCCCAAATGACAGCTACAGATTTTCAGCAGTGCTTCGCTGTATCAGCCCACACAGAATTAAGCAGAGGGCTTCATGTTAGGTCCAATCTGAAAAGGCTGTTTTCCTGTATGATTCATGCCAGCTTATCGACTAGCAGCCTGCAAAAGGTGCCAATGCTGAACGAGCTCTAGCAGCCCGTACCCCTTCAGAACGAGGCAGAGGCTTTCACAGACCCCGCAGAGCCAGCACGTTTTACTCTAGGACTCAGTACACAGGTTTTTCTTTACAGTTGCAAGAAGAGGACCTGGCAGGTACCTTAGAGGTTCCAGCTTTCATTCACGCTGATTGTAAGGCTTGGAAATACTGCACAATTGATATATTAAAGCCTTACAGCCCTCCGTATCACGAGCCATTTCATTGTCATTAAATTGTGTCATTTAACCAGCAGACAACATGAGTCTGATGAGATTATCTCTTTTCCTGTTCCCACGACAATGCCTGCTGCCTGTAGTCCTCCTACCCCGAGATCTCCAGATCCTGCGACAGGCTCTCCCTTTCTTTATACAAGTGAGACCTCAGACCAGCAGAACCTGAATGCAGGTTTCATTAATTCTCGAGGTGAAAACAGAAGCTACACTGTTTCAGAGAAcagggtttttctgtttttctctttttttagttttattttctcagtctcTCCCCAGTTCTCAGTAATTTTGTGAAAGTATGTCAGCTAGCCAATCCCCCTACGATCTCGATGGGCTGATTTGAATGTGTTCAAGGTTTTCAAAGTAATCCCTTACCTGCTCTTTAGTAATAGTTATTACAGGGTCTTCCTCACTTCCTAATTGTCcaaacttcttttctttatttttcatgttcaagacagatttaaaaaagCACTTTAGTATCTCAGCCATTGGAGAATCAACAGTATTTACACACCCCCCTCAATTATTAACAGACTTATTTTTTCAGACCATTATTTCCCTCCCCTTTGTCAGGAATCTTTAAAACCTGTTCTTGCCCCTTTACCTAAAGCGACACAAGACACACAACAGTAGGTTTGTTTCTAGAATTGTACTTGAGTGGTGGTGCCTAATCAGGTGAGACAGTGCTAAAACACTCCCCTATTAATTaggattgtttaaaaaaaagccagatcTAACTTCAGCAAGCACCTGGTGATAGACTTGCTCCTGGGCTTAGAAGGGCTGTAAGGAAACACAATTAttcctttcaatttttcaaATACTCCTACCTATGCTTGCCTCATCCTTCCTCCAACACAGTGGGTGTTTTGCTGAGTTTTAGAAGAGACTGAAAGCCCTTCTTCAGACTATAGCACTTCTCCTCAGCAACAGGAGAATGGTAtactcctctccccagctgccatttcctcctccctctaGTGCAGATTCCTAAAGAAATGTCTGTCTCTCAACCAGCCTCCTTCTTACCCTAACAGAAGACTTCCCCCAGATCCCAAATCATATACATCCTTCCCCATGCCAGCAGCACTGAGAGAAAGAAGCTGGGAAGCAGAAGGTAACCATAGAAATGTAATGTCAAAACTGCCTCTCAGTCACTTGGCTTTTACAGGCCTGGGGAAGCTCAGTTACCTCAAGCAGGCCTTTGTGCTGCTTCTCatacaagaaaagcagcaatttctCAAGGCTCAGCACTGCAAATCAGGGAACCAGTTCTATCTCCTAGACTCTCCTCTCAAGCTGGGATCTCGCTGTACAGTTACTGCCCTACTGCTCTCATGTGAGGCCATCTACGAGCGGCCACTGGGAAATCCTGCTTTGGCCCAGGAGCTGGTACAGGACACTGCAGCTGCTAACTTGAGAAACTGGTCATACTCCTGCTCACTCTAAGGGACTGGGGAGGCTCACTGGGATGCCAAGGACTCCCCTTTCCAGAAGCACTCGTGTCAGGAATACATACTTGTGTTTTGAACTCCTGTCTCTGGACCCCCGTCGGTGACCTCTGCTGTGGCTGCGGGAACGGCTCCGGTGGCGTCTGTGTCGGTCTCGGGACCTGGAGCGAGACTTCCGCCGTTCACGGGAAGCCGATCTCGAGCGTCTTCGCCTCCTATCCCGAGACCGTGATCTGAAGAGGACACAGATTGCCTCAGGCTCAGGAGACAGGCCAGTACATCAGATCTGTACACCTGAGCCCATCTCTCAGGCATTCCTGAGTAAAAAATATCCAGAGCATCAGCACTCACCGTCTCAGCCGCATCCCTGCCAACACAGAAGGCAGATCACCCACAGGGTGGGCATCTCCCTCCTGGGCCTCATGCTACCAACAAAATGCCAATGGGTAAATTTGAGCTGCTGGGAAGCTTATATAAAAAGCTCCCACCATTAATGTAAGCGTGTGCCGATGCCTAGAGCAGAGCTTACCAACCGTGCCTCACTCAAAGTGAGGCCTGTGTAAGTAGAAGAGAGGCCAAAGTAAGTGGCATGTGAAATTACCATAACCCGTAGGTCAGTCTGCCAAAAGAGAGTCTCCCTTGTGAAAGTACTGCACTTTAGAAGCAGATTTGTTTCAATCTgctctaaaaacaaaacaaaggatgCCAATGTATATGGAAAGCAGTACAGAGGAAGATCTCCAGGTACATGATCACTGAGAGAAGGCTGTCATACCACTAAGGCAAGCTCTTCACAGAGATGTGGGGGCTTTAATCTTGAATCTCTGTATCTTTACATCTGAGGTATTATGTATGTTACAGATTACTTCAGACATTAAAACTATGGAAGTATATTAGGTATTTATTGAAAAAAGGCATCAAGTACATTCTTAGACTCATACTCTGGAGCACACAGCACCCTCTGTCCTGACCGGGCTAGCCAGCATCTGCTTTATAGCCCAACAGGTGACATTTTAAGTTGCCCGGCATCACTGAAGTGCCCAAGCAGTAgttcccttttctttcagggAGCAAAACAAAGAGACTGGTGCACTGAGGGAACTCCATTTGTGAGACCCAGGAAAAACCTCAGTAACTAGATAGAAACACAAATAGACATTTGGGAGAACTGTAGGAGAACTGCGCACTCACCTTCGACGATCTCTATTTCTTGATCCAGACctagaaagaagaggagaaggtaTGATATAGTCAGTGGGTTTTCAATAAAACCACACATTCACCCTGGCAGGTCTTCACAGGAACACAACAATACCCCaagtaatacatcagttaaaaaaaagcttgccataaaaccattaaaacatttaattatcttcaatttggggggtggggggaatgggAATTTGTCAAAAACTGAAGAACTTTGTAGAAACACTGGTTTCTACATGCAGAGCTTCTTGTCAGAACAGAAAAGGTCTACAAACCAATTTGGTCTCTTAATAAAACACCACAACAAACCTTTCCAACTTTAAGTTTGCTGTGCATATTTGATATATACACTTTACCATCTGTAGTCTAACATCAACTAGATCAACTCTAACATTTTCAAGAACAAGTGCCACTCTCTAGTCAGAAAGACACTTGACAGTTTTCTGATTTCAGTTCCTTTGAGGTAGCTGCACATTAAAAAGGctttattaaagagaaaatatgggATCTTCTCACTCatcatatttatttaacaaaCATGAGATGGAAATTTGCAtcgattatttttttttcttgtttgggaAAGATgagctagaaaaaaaagaggggggacACACACAAGGGAAGAACTGTTACTGGAAAGTAACCAACATACACAGAAAATCCTTCATCCCAGACTTAGAAAGCACCTTGAGAACAACCATCCAAGTCTCACTATTCTTTCTCATATTTCCACGTCTTCAGAGCTCATGTATGGCACTCTAACCTTAACACCATAAGCATTAGCTTTTGACAGTCTGTAAATAACAATGTCACAATTCTTTCAACTTCTGAAGCGCCATTATAACAGCACCACTTAAAACACCACTCCACATGAAAGATACGCCCTCCCTTTTTCTCTACAGACACGTTTCAGAGCCAGCCTACACCAAAACTTCACACGCTGTCTGAACagtctcctttctgctttaatgGAGAAGCAGCCGGTCTCCTTGTTTAGTGACTTAGAGACTCAGTCTTGTAACCGCTCCTGTCTCCCCACTGCATACAGACTCACAGGGGATGTTCCAGTTACACAGCCACAGAGCTGTTCTGGCACTGTAACAGGAGATGAGGCTGAAAGTtacacacagacaaaattttaaaaagcaacagagaagcATCTATTTTAATAATGTCATTTAAAACTATACCGGGATAAGACAAGATTAAGAGAATCAATGTGCACTGACATTCCTTCACAATGAAATGGAATTGTTCAATcatgatagaaaaaaaaaaacccaaatttaGAAAGGAATTCAGGTAGAAGGACTGTAAACAAGGTGGAGCTGAACTTGGAGTCAGACAAATGAACGATGCGCTGAGGCAACACACAAGACGACCAGATGAAGGCAAAGCTGATAAACCAGGAGAGCAAGGCAATAACCACACACCTCCTTTTTCATGTAACAGAACCTGACAGAGCAGCAGGACCTCCTGTATatgcctggcaggcagctgaaTTTTTCTTGGTGGTTGTAATTACTCCAAGTTCTTaatgttcttttcctcctgATCATTCTATTCTGAATCACCAGTGCACACATTCACACAAAGCCATTCCACATCCCCTGAAAAACCTGGCTGTCCTTCCACGCCTATGATCTGAGCAGGAGTTTGCACAATAAACTCCCAATAATCACTCCCTAGCGCTAGACTTCAGAATTCAGGAAGCATCCAACAAAACAGCACTTTCCTTACTAGCCTGAATCATTATACAGCAGGAGACAGTAGAAGACTCTTGTCCAGAGAAGCAAGAGGCTGAGCATATttattccccccaccccgccttTTTCGTCCCTGCATTACAGAGGTTGTGTGCCGAGTTTCATAACCTGTGTTTTGTCCAACTGATTACAAAGGAAATCCATTTGGCAACTCCACCTAGTCTTGTTTGCCGGTGTACGCTGGAAGCAAATACCGACATCTGCTCTTCCAAGCATGCCGCCTCTCCACAGAACTTCAGTCTTAAGAGATTACTGGGTATCCCACAGTCACCGGCAACACCAAACAAAGAACTTGTATTTGTTTACCAGTAGGGGTGACAACCCAGTTCACTCATTCCTATGTGGAAATAGTAGTTTAGTTGACAAATCAATAAAACCTGTGAGAACTAGAGTTTCACAAGTGAATCTACAGGTTTCCATAGTATGTCATAGTGCCTATAAGCCACCAAAGACTTCTGGAAGTCAAGCGGTactctttcttttactgaataACACCATGAAGATGCTGCATATGAAGATATGACAAGAAGAATTATGAAGGCAATACACTTGCTGTGGTTCCTTCAAGTATCAAGCTGTGCTTAAGAGAGGCAgtctgaaaggcagcagaagtaATTGATTagtttttgatggaaaaatgcCCCGTTAAGCATGGTGTTGCACAGCTCCCAGAGGGGAAGGTGCTGAGAAATCACGACATCTGGGCTCTAGTCCCAGTTCTGACATTAAGAGTCCACTGGGAaaactattttccttctttgggTGAAGTTCTCATTTTGGAGAGGTAAATAATTTGACCTCCTCTGTACGGCACTCCTAGCTCCTTCGTAACATGCTTTTTGTCGGTATCTGAACAGAGGAGCATACAGATGCCTCCATACAGAGTGAGAACAAAGGCTGGCCACAGTCTCTAAGTAGTGCCACATATGGAACCAGTAAGAACTCAGACTTTAGGCCAACTTAATGCAGTTCTTAAACCCTTCACATTTAAAGcattaaatattgaaaagtgATCTTCAAACCCCCTTATCAGATGCATCCATATAGGGGCTACCTGTGAATACAAGAGGCTCCTTAACTCTCAGGAAcggagataaaaaaaaaaaaaacaaaacacaaagccaaAACCACAGACATGCCATGGGAGGAAGAAAGCCAGCATTTTGGGGGGATCCAGAGAACTCTTCCCGAAGGCAACCCTGTTGAGCAATTTTCACACAGAAACGAACTCCAGGAAGAAGAGGCACCATGGAGACAGATACACTGAGTCCAGGTTAAATGTGGTCCTACACTGTGGGTGAGAAAGAGCCTGGCACAAAGTAGCTGCACGGAAAGATGctgcttctttcatttccatatTTCTGTCCATAGCAACAGCGTACACCAGTCCCTTTCGATTAACTTCTGCGCTCATCAGCCAGTTCCAGATTCTGCAGCTCCCAAATGTAACTGCATTACTGACAATCTTGCATGGATGCCAGAAAGTTGTGAGGCTCTACATGAAGTGCTGCGGTTCGGGACAAAGCTGCGGCATGAACTGGCACTTCATATGACACCAGGTGATCCACAGGGAGAGAGAACCCACATAAAACACCCTAATTGGAGACTGCGTAACAATTTGGGGCTTACATCTTCACAATACACCAAAATCACCAAGCTGCTTTGATTCtggtatttatttgcttttccagcatTTCCAGCAACGTATACCCAGAAGCCAGCACCATCTTAGTTATACTGCAGTTATGTATCTCTCATGCCTCAAACATGGATGGCTGAAACACACTCTGCAGTTTACACCGAGCGTCAAAAAGAGCTTTCCACAGGCAgcaaggttgggttttttgatgCAAGAAGTATAAGAGGAGAAACACGTGAGGTAACTGGGGAGATGCTGCGACAAAGAGAACAGCATTCCTACTCAGCCACTTCCTCTGCCTGACCATCGCAAATAACTACCCTCTCCACATCAGGCTGCTTTACTGAGCTGTTTACACACAAGGTGCCTCTTCaagtaaagaagaaagagtTCTTCCAGTTCAGCTGGCAAGAGGCAGAAGAGCTTGTCCTGGGACTACCAACGTTGCAGCCACTCCCGCTGCTCAAGGCTTATACACGTGTGAGCAGAACATGACACATAGGTCCACAACCATCCAGAAGCAGCCAGTCCTTGGGATCCCTCGGATCCCCTAGGAAGTGTTTTCCAAAGCTGTGCCAAAAGCACCTCACTGTTATTTCAGGAAAGTTTCTAAGCAAGACAGGCAGCCCACCATCTGGCTCACGGATACTGGCTCCACTCTGCTGTCACCTCCTAGCCTAGAAGTGAGGAGGGCTGTCCAGGGAATTTTTGCACGACTAGTCAAAGCACTACTTTTGAGCAGACCTAGCCTTCACTCATCTTAAAACTTTCCCACTCAGATGTGGGACTGGATGAAGGCATTTTATCCAGATTCAGATTCCCAAAGACAGGGACTAGACCAATATAAGCCTGAAGACTACAGGGAGCTCACATCTTTCAGATACACAATGGAGATTAAACTATACACATACAATCATTCTAAGGTGGGGGGgttgtgcatttgttttcatctttaacTGAATGGCCAAGGTGCTCACACAGCATCTGGAGCATTTCCaacagctgctccagcagcagatgctgctttccTACAGTGCTCAGATACAAGAAATCAGACTATTGCAAATCCAACTTCACAAACCAGTTATCAGCTTCCACTTACCGTCTGCCCATTCTCTCCTCTcgttctctctcctctctccgTCTCAAACGATCCtggtttctcttctcttgcttttctgccactgttttctagaaaaaaaagttcacgTATTTCAGCCATACAGTAACAGGTCAGAGAGATCTGCAGGGAGACTATTCAGGTAGTAAGACAAAGGTAGTAAGACAAAGAACTGTTTCACTGCATTTTGCCAGTCAAGATCTCCGTCGAggttctcctcttcctcacagCTTCACTAACATACATCAGTGCAAGAAATGTCACTCCCTACTCTGCTTTGAGTGCTTGTGCTCTAAGAGACAAGTCCATAAGCTTTGAGGCAAGGACGGTCTCACCCTGAGTATACACAACACGCAATGAAACAGTGCTCTGGCCTCGTGCCAATGATCAATCGAGGCACTGACCTcaataatgaataataatgaataatgtGCCTAATGAATAAGGCACAGGAATCACAACTCTCACTTGAGCCCTCTAAAGGTCTCTGTTTGCAAGCATGGCCAGTACCGCAATTCCATTACAAACCATTCCAGAAAACTTCTAATCACTTCAGTTACTGAAGATCTTCACTGACAGCACTATGTGAAACTTCAGTTCTAGCATTTCATTAAGAGGTCTGAAAGTGCTCTTCAACAgtcaaaaaacccacagtgaCAAATTTCAGCCAAACCAATGAGAAAGAGCAATGGTACCGTTGCATGtatttaaggaagaaatgaCAGCAGCGGTCTGGTTTGACTAATTTAGTTACCCAGAAAGTACAGAACACATGAGGCTACGCAAACCTCCATTTGAAGTTTCAGGGATTCTGCAATCAGAAATTTCTGGGCTTCTACAGGCACCCTGCAAAGAATCCTGTATGAATTTGTAAGTGTTGAATGTCTTCAGAACTACAAGGAGAAGGTTTAAAACAGACAGGATTACCCTCAGCTGATCCAGTTTCTCACGAATCTGAATGAAACCCAAGTGTAATTTGCCTCCAAAGTGGTCAGCAAGACGCCGGTCATTGTCATGGAGACCAAGATATGCAGAACAGACTTCACACACACGCAGCTTTTGCTGCTGGAAACTGGATGCAGGCATTGAATTTCGGTATTCTTCCTAAAGGGAGGcaaaaaaaacaggcaaatgtCAGGGAACCCTTACACAGTCAAAACCCTCCAGGGAAACCCCTGCAAAGAATTGCCCTGCCGCTTTCAAGAATCAAAAAAACACCCTCAATATAAAGAAGGTGCCATAGAAAATACTTTGCGAGCACAGCTAACCTGACAGCCTATCCCTGCAAGTGACTAGTGACCAAATATTTCAGAGGACAaatccctccccaccccagtcAGCTATCTTAACTAgataaaagcttttattcatCTATGACACTACACTGCCAACTGCTTGCTGGCACATGgctgaaactgaaaaaggagGTGCTGGCAACATAGGAAAAAAGGTAGGAACCGCCCAGCTGTTTGTCATGTACTCAGCCTAGCTCAGTCTGCTATTACAATTCATAGGAGAACCAAGGCCATAcctctgcctctttcttttttgctcgGACTTTCTCCACTTCCATCAGGATCTTTTGAGACTCATCAacatttccttcagctcccaGCTGTTCAGCTTTAGCTAGGAGTTTTCCAATGTCTTCATTCAGCTCATGTACTTTCTCTGCCTAAAGAGAATAGTGTGTTTTTAATAAGACAAAAAACTTGCTAAAGCTTTCAGGAtgacttttcccttttctctaaaaaatatcatttaataaaagcagttgGTGGAAGATGACCATAAATCTCCAAAAGTCAAAGGAGTCCCAACAAAAAGGGATTGGTGGGCTGAGTACAGGCAATGCAATCACAGACACATAGCAAAGAGAGAAACTAGACATGGAGA
Above is a genomic segment from Ciconia boyciana chromosome 13, ASM3463844v1, whole genome shotgun sequence containing:
- the LUC7L gene encoding putative RNA-binding protein Luc7-like 1 isoform X4, whose product is MDLGECTKIHDLALRADYEIASKERDLFFELDAMDHLESFIAECDRRTELAKKRLAETQEEISAEVSAKAEKVHELNEDIGKLLAKAEQLGAEGNVDESQKILMEVEKVRAKKKEAEEEYRNSMPASSFQQQKLRVCEVCSAYLGLHDNDRRLADHFGGKLHLGFIQIREKLDQLRKTVAEKQEKRNQDRLRRREEREREERMGRRSGSRNRDRRRSRSRDRRRRRSRSASRERRKSRSRSRDRHRRHRSRSRSHSRGHRRGSRDRSSKHKSSRDRSSREKSRDRERKEKSSSERRHESTNGKSRSKRSEEREAGEI
- the LUC7L gene encoding putative RNA-binding protein Luc7-like 1 isoform X2, with the protein product MQMGDETRQRVKFTDDRVCKSHLLDCCPHDILAGTRMDLGECTKIHDLALRADYEIASKERDLFFELDAMDHLESFIAECDRRTELAKKRLAETQEEISAEVSAKAEKVHELNEDIGKLLAKAEQLGAEGNVDESQKILMEVEKVRAKKKEAEEEYRNSMPASSFQQQKLRVCEVCSAYLGLHDNDRRLADHFGGKLHLGFIQIREKLDQLRKTVAEKQEKRNQDRLRRREEREREERMGRRSGSRNRDRRRSRSRDRRRRRSRSASRERRKSRSRSRDRHRRHRSRSRSHSRGHRRGSRDRSSKHKSSRDRSSREKSRDRERKEKSSSERRHESTNGKSRSKRSEEREAGEI
- the LUC7L gene encoding putative RNA-binding protein Luc7-like 1 isoform X1 — its product is MSAQAQMRALLDQLMGTARDGDETRQRVKFTDDRVCKSHLLDCCPHDILAGTRMDLGECTKIHDLALRADYEIASKERDLFFELDAMDHLESFIAECDRRTELAKKRLAETQEEISAEVSAKAEKVHELNEDIGKLLAKAEQLGAEGNVDESQKILMEVEKVRAKKKEAEEEYRNSMPASSFQQQKLRVCEVCSAYLGLHDNDRRLADHFGGKLHLGFIQIREKLDQLRKTVAEKQEKRNQDRLRRREEREREERMGRRSGSRNRDRRRSRSRDRRRRRSRSASRERRKSRSRSRDRHRRHRSRSRSHSRGHRRGSRDRSSKHKSSRDRSSREKSRDRERKEKSSSERRHESTNGKSRSKRSEEREAGEI
- the LUC7L gene encoding putative RNA-binding protein Luc7-like 1 isoform X3, yielding MSAQAQMRALLDQLMGTARDGDETRQRVKFTDDRVCKSHLLDCCPHDILAGTRMDLGECTKIHDLALRADYEIASKERDLFFELDAMDHLESFIAECDRRTELAKKRLAETQEEISAEVSAKAEKVHELNEDIGKLLAKAEQLGAEGNVDESQKILMEVEKVRAKKKEAEEEYRNSMPASSFQQQKLRVCEVCSAYLGLHDNDRRLADHFGGKLHLGFIQIREKLDQLRKTVAEKQEKRNQDRLRRREEREREERMGRRSGSRNRDRRRSRSRDRRRRRSRSASRERRKSRSRSRDRHRRHRSRSRSHSRGHRRGSRDRSSKHKKEVWTIRK